The following coding sequences are from one Mesorhizobium onobrychidis window:
- a CDS encoding porin, whose protein sequence is MNIKSLLLGSAAALVAVSGARAADAVVVAEPEPAEYVRICDVYGAGYFYIPGTETCLRIGGYVRYDIGVGDVGTFTGAGTVDVEDGDDQDTYWKRARFTLKTWTGQETELGTLKTYTETRFNFRNTQGDTSPYLNEAGNTGVSLPYAWIQLGGLRVGKDDSAFDTFSGYAGNVLNDTLVPYGGFDTNVVQYYFDAGNGFSAVVSLEQGYGAFTIDSYVPHVVGGVKWTQGWGAITGVIAYDSNYEEVAGKVRLDVTPMENLSLFIMAGYGTDDNYTDGGFAIPAGGRGMYKLWSGNWAVWGGGTYTVNEKTSFNTQISYDEGENLGVVANIAYDIVPGLTITAEASYFHLGDETVSNWTGADDDDNFGGLLRFQRSF, encoded by the coding sequence ATGAACATCAAGAGCCTTCTTCTCGGCTCCGCTGCGGCACTGGTCGCAGTTTCCGGTGCGCGCGCCGCCGACGCCGTCGTCGTCGCCGAGCCGGAACCCGCTGAATACGTCCGCATCTGTGACGTCTACGGCGCTGGCTACTTCTACATCCCCGGCACCGAGACCTGCCTGCGCATCGGCGGCTATGTCCGCTACGACATCGGCGTCGGCGACGTCGGCACATTCACCGGTGCGGGGACCGTCGACGTCGAGGACGGCGACGATCAGGATACCTACTGGAAGCGTGCTCGCTTCACGCTGAAGACCTGGACCGGCCAGGAAACCGAGCTCGGCACCTTGAAGACCTACACCGAGACCCGCTTCAACTTCCGCAACACCCAAGGCGATACATCTCCGTACCTCAACGAAGCCGGCAACACGGGCGTTTCGCTGCCCTACGCCTGGATCCAGCTCGGTGGGCTGCGCGTCGGTAAGGACGACTCGGCCTTCGATACGTTCAGCGGCTACGCCGGCAACGTCTTGAACGATACGCTGGTTCCCTACGGTGGCTTCGACACCAACGTCGTCCAGTACTATTTCGACGCCGGCAACGGCTTCTCCGCCGTCGTCTCGCTCGAACAAGGTTACGGCGCCTTCACGATCGACAGCTACGTCCCGCATGTCGTCGGCGGTGTGAAGTGGACGCAGGGCTGGGGCGCGATCACCGGCGTCATTGCTTACGACAGCAACTATGAAGAAGTGGCCGGCAAGGTTCGCCTCGACGTCACCCCGATGGAGAACCTGTCGCTGTTCATCATGGCCGGCTACGGCACGGACGACAACTACACGGATGGCGGCTTCGCAATCCCCGCCGGCGGCCGCGGCATGTACAAGCTGTGGAGCGGCAATTGGGCAGTCTGGGGCGGTGGCACCTACACCGTCAACGAGAAGACCTCGTTCAACACCCAGATCTCCTATGACGAAGGTGAGAATCTCGGCGTCGTGGCGAACATCGCCTACGATATCGTCCCCGGCCTGACGATCACGGCCGAAGCCAGCTACTTCCATCTTGGTGATGAGACCGTCAGCAACTGGACCGGTGCGGATGACGACGACAACTTCGGCGGCCTCCTCCGCTTTCAGCGCTCGTTCTGA
- a CDS encoding SDR family NAD(P)-dependent oxidoreductase: MNHNPASDRAPSKPIFKTVSYCASKAAVATFSKCLGRDHAGDGIRINAVCPGEIDTPMLRSGFIHRGFDPDTAVAELSKSNPLGRLGDPEDIADAVYFLSSDAARFIAGTALEVHGAKAVY; this comes from the coding sequence TTGAATCATAACCCAGCCTCAGACCGAGCCCCCAGCAAGCCGATTTTCAAAACAGTCTCTTACTGCGCGAGTAAAGCCGCCGTAGCCACATTTTCAAAGTGCCTTGGCCGCGACCACGCAGGGGATGGGATAAGGATCAATGCCGTCTGCCCCGGCGAGATAGATACACCCATGCTTCGCTCAGGCTTTATCCATCGCGGGTTCGATCCCGACACAGCGGTTGCCGAGCTCAGCAAGTCAAATCCGCTTGGTCGACTTGGCGACCCGGAGGATATCGCTGATGCGGTGTATTTCCTGAGCTCTGACGCCGCTCGCTTCATCGCGGGGACCGCACTCGAAGTCCACGGTGCCAAGGCCGTCTATTAA
- a CDS encoding trimethylamine methyltransferase family protein: MSARSGGRDARQKLRSDRTVTYLPSLERGLPYMNLLNPDDLLRLHNISMQILEEIGIEFRDDEAVEMWRAAGADVTGQRVRIDRNQLLELVAKAPETITVHARNPARTVTLGGRKTIFTPAYGSPNVLDLEGKRRNATIEDFVNFAKLAYQAPAMHMTGGVLCEPMDIAVPKRHLHMNYSLIRYSDKPFMGAVTSRERAEDTVAMAKIVFGDEFVNNNTVMVSLANCNSPLVWDATMLDAVKVYSANNQAMIFAPFVLGGASTPASTVAAVAQLNAEALAGVAFAQLVRPGAPCIYGQWLATVSMKSGAPMAGTPEICHMNMLVGQLARHYKLPWRCSGSNTSSKLVDAQAGYEAARNMYGALIAGANFVLSSTGYLEAALTQSYSKFMLDAEQMVMFYKLGQGIVMSEMDETLDAIRQSEPGSHYLGTEHTLKNFEKAFFTPDLMNHDSFEQWSFAGAKDANIRGRDAAVRALKEYEAPPIDEAIDEELLDFIKRRELVIGDAVL, translated from the coding sequence ATGTCCGCAAGATCTGGAGGCCGAGACGCTCGACAAAAGCTACGTTCTGACAGGACGGTAACTTACTTGCCGTCGCTGGAGCGGGGTCTGCCTTATATGAATTTGCTGAACCCGGATGATTTGCTTAGGCTTCACAACATTTCGATGCAAATACTTGAAGAGATAGGCATCGAATTCCGAGATGACGAGGCCGTCGAAATGTGGCGGGCAGCCGGTGCCGACGTGACCGGTCAGCGCGTTAGGATCGACAGAAACCAGCTGCTGGAACTTGTGGCAAAGGCCCCAGAAACCATCACAGTTCACGCTCGGAATCCCGCCAGGACCGTCACTCTCGGCGGTCGGAAGACCATCTTTACCCCAGCGTACGGTTCACCGAATGTACTTGACCTTGAGGGCAAGCGGCGGAACGCGACAATTGAGGATTTCGTTAATTTTGCAAAACTCGCCTACCAAGCCCCCGCAATGCATATGACGGGCGGAGTTCTTTGCGAGCCGATGGATATTGCCGTCCCGAAGCGCCACCTCCACATGAACTACAGTTTGATACGGTACTCCGACAAGCCATTTATGGGAGCGGTGACCTCGCGTGAGAGGGCAGAAGACACGGTCGCTATGGCCAAGATTGTCTTCGGGGACGAGTTCGTCAACAACAACACTGTGATGGTGTCGCTTGCCAACTGCAATTCGCCGCTCGTTTGGGACGCGACCATGCTCGATGCGGTCAAGGTCTACTCCGCAAACAACCAGGCCATGATCTTCGCCCCGTTTGTCCTTGGTGGCGCCAGCACCCCGGCGAGCACCGTGGCTGCAGTCGCGCAGCTTAATGCCGAAGCACTTGCCGGCGTTGCCTTTGCGCAGCTGGTCCGGCCGGGCGCGCCCTGCATTTATGGGCAGTGGTTGGCGACCGTTTCAATGAAAAGCGGCGCGCCAATGGCAGGAACACCCGAGATTTGCCACATGAATATGTTGGTGGGTCAACTGGCCAGACACTACAAACTGCCTTGGCGCTGCAGTGGTAGCAACACAAGTTCAAAGCTCGTCGATGCCCAGGCAGGCTATGAGGCCGCCCGCAATATGTACGGCGCACTTATCGCCGGTGCGAATTTTGTGCTTTCGTCCACCGGTTATCTCGAAGCAGCTTTGACCCAGAGCTATAGCAAGTTCATGCTCGATGCTGAGCAGATGGTGATGTTCTATAAGCTTGGGCAAGGCATAGTGATGAGCGAGATGGATGAAACGCTCGATGCGATCCGCCAAAGTGAGCCAGGCAGTCACTATCTTGGTACCGAACATACACTGAAGAATTTCGAGAAGGCCTTCTTCACGCCCGACTTGATGAACCACGACAGCTTTGAGCAATGGTCCTTCGCCGGAGCTAAGGATGCCAACATTCGGGGGCGCGATGCAGCTGTGCGGGCCCTGAAGGAATATGAAGCACCGCCGATCGACGAAGCAATCGACGAAGAGCTCCTTGACTTTATCAAACGTCGGGAACTCGTCATCGGTGACGCTGTCCTTTAG
- a CDS encoding GlxA family transcriptional regulator, which produces MNAPPNMNAMKSLSTPDDPARGGRPIELVVLVLPGFSQLALHAFIEPFRIANTVSKLTLFRWRIAGSDAQSVKGASGLSIAVDVTIDELNSCLGGRGPHHLAIFAGEPVGRRLTAQFNNFLRTIARRGVPISAVGTATWLLAQTGLLAGTRCTIHWSRLAAFTEVFSQPQIRDALFVKDGQFSTCAGELAAFDLAVDLIASHVGGFTAQEVCRYATVDGQRSGSNRQTGPSGLAFAGVSDKLLMAMRLMEENVEYPLTMSEVAQRAGVSRRQLERLFAAHVHMPPVRHYLRIRVAHAKRLIEGTSMPIIDIAMACGFLSPSHFAKCFRTFNGLSPQQCRATTPAWVGPGLG; this is translated from the coding sequence ATGAACGCACCTCCCAATATGAATGCCATGAAGTCATTGTCCACGCCGGACGATCCGGCAAGGGGCGGCCGACCAATTGAGCTGGTGGTTCTGGTATTGCCAGGGTTCTCGCAACTGGCGCTTCACGCCTTCATCGAACCTTTCCGCATCGCCAATACGGTATCCAAACTGACCCTGTTCCGGTGGCGGATCGCGGGATCCGACGCCCAATCCGTCAAGGGGGCGAGCGGCCTCTCGATCGCTGTTGATGTAACGATTGACGAACTGAACTCTTGTTTAGGCGGCCGGGGGCCACATCATCTCGCAATTTTCGCGGGCGAGCCGGTGGGCCGGCGACTGACGGCACAATTCAATAATTTCTTGCGCACGATCGCACGCCGCGGGGTTCCCATTTCCGCGGTTGGAACAGCGACATGGCTGCTCGCGCAGACTGGTCTGCTGGCAGGCACACGCTGCACGATTCACTGGTCGCGGCTGGCCGCCTTCACGGAAGTATTCAGCCAGCCGCAGATTCGCGATGCTCTCTTTGTCAAGGATGGGCAATTTTCGACATGCGCGGGGGAACTGGCAGCCTTCGACTTGGCGGTCGATCTGATCGCCAGCCATGTCGGCGGGTTTACCGCACAGGAGGTTTGCCGCTACGCGACCGTCGACGGTCAGCGCTCAGGTTCCAACCGCCAGACTGGGCCATCGGGTCTCGCCTTTGCGGGTGTAAGCGATAAGCTGCTGATGGCTATGAGGCTCATGGAAGAGAATGTGGAGTACCCGCTGACCATGAGCGAGGTTGCGCAACGGGCTGGCGTGTCACGGCGCCAACTGGAACGCTTGTTTGCAGCACACGTGCACATGCCGCCGGTACGCCACTACCTCCGGATCCGTGTCGCTCATGCCAAGCGCCTGATTGAAGGCACAAGCATGCCCATTATCGATATCGCAATGGCCTGCGGATTTTTGTCGCCTTCACATTTCGCAAAATGCTTCAGAACTTTCAACGGCCTCTCGCCGCAGCAGTGTCGTGCAACGACGCCGGCATGGGTCGGACCCGGCCTCGGCTAG
- a CDS encoding hydantoinase/oxoprolinase family protein codes for MRANPKKKPLLLGIDTGGTYTDAVLWSETEGPQHGPNKGKVLAKAKALTTRHDLAVGISGAVDAVLQKARTDPADIKLVSMSTTLATNALVEGQGGRVALVMIGFSETDLARDGLKAALGTDPVVFCPGGHDVHGNTAGVDLSGLEAALPELVASVSGFAVCAYFATRNPAHEIAARKLIREKTGLPVTASYELSAKLGGPRRALTTLLNARLISMIDRLVAATEGFLEARKIVAPLMVVRGDGALVSAAFARQRPIETILSGPAASLVGARHMTGLGNAVVSDIGGTTTDVAVLDKGRPRLDPEGATVGGFRTMVEAVAMRTFGLGGDSEVALEDGALNPRILLGPRRLVPLALAGMVHGEAVTAELERQLRAPNPGRMDGRLAVRTGVPERLAAGLSGAEAKLYEMIGAVAVALDKLLISNAQNATLNRLVSRGLVHISGFTPSDAAHVLGKQANWDAATARLGAELFARKRDGRGQFIAATPEAISERVLLTLTRWSAEYILETAFTEDGLDGAATVAHALVQRAVDSHPGIARLSVALDRPVIGLGASAPLHYAGLAELVGNDCVVPEDTDVANALGAVVGQVRVSAEAQVSQPKEGLFRLATGEKVRDFLDEAAAIAAAEADVRAIVAERARDAGTDSAEIDVTTEFRVSTVESQRMFIEAHVVAVASGRPRIAV; via the coding sequence ATGAGAGCCAACCCTAAGAAAAAACCGCTGCTCCTCGGGATCGACACCGGCGGCACCTACACCGATGCCGTGCTGTGGTCTGAAACCGAAGGCCCGCAGCACGGGCCGAACAAGGGCAAGGTGTTGGCCAAGGCCAAGGCACTGACTACGCGGCATGACCTTGCCGTTGGCATTTCCGGAGCGGTCGACGCTGTGCTGCAGAAGGCCCGCACCGATCCAGCCGATATAAAACTGGTGTCGATGTCGACGACGCTGGCCACCAATGCGCTGGTCGAGGGCCAGGGCGGCCGCGTGGCGCTGGTCATGATCGGCTTCTCCGAGACCGATCTTGCCCGCGACGGGCTGAAGGCGGCGCTTGGCACCGATCCTGTGGTGTTCTGCCCCGGTGGCCACGATGTGCACGGCAATACCGCTGGGGTCGACCTGTCCGGTCTCGAAGCGGCCTTGCCGGAACTTGTCGCGTCGGTATCTGGTTTTGCCGTCTGCGCCTATTTCGCCACCCGCAATCCGGCGCATGAGATCGCCGCCCGCAAGCTGATCCGCGAGAAGACCGGCCTGCCGGTCACCGCCAGCTATGAGCTGTCAGCCAAGCTCGGCGGGCCGCGCCGAGCGCTGACGACGCTGCTCAACGCCCGGCTGATCTCGATGATCGACCGGCTGGTGGCAGCGACCGAAGGCTTTTTGGAAGCGCGCAAGATCGTGGCGCCCTTGATGGTAGTGCGCGGCGATGGCGCCCTGGTCTCGGCCGCCTTTGCCCGCCAGCGGCCGATCGAGACGATCCTTTCAGGCCCGGCCGCCAGCCTTGTCGGCGCCCGCCACATGACCGGGCTCGGCAATGCGGTGGTCTCCGACATCGGCGGCACCACAACGGATGTCGCCGTGCTCGACAAGGGCCGGCCGCGGCTGGATCCGGAAGGCGCCACCGTCGGCGGCTTCCGCACCATGGTCGAAGCCGTCGCCATGCGCACTTTTGGGCTCGGCGGCGATTCCGAAGTGGCGCTGGAGGACGGCGCGCTCAACCCCAGGATATTGCTCGGGCCGCGCCGCCTGGTGCCACTGGCGCTGGCCGGCATGGTGCATGGCGAAGCGGTCACCGCCGAGCTCGAGCGCCAGCTGCGCGCGCCCAATCCCGGCCGCATGGATGGCCGCCTGGCGGTCAGGACGGGCGTGCCGGAGCGGCTCGCGGCCGGCCTGTCCGGCGCCGAAGCCAAGCTCTATGAGATGATTGGTGCTGTGGCCGTCGCTCTCGACAAATTGCTGATCTCGAATGCCCAGAACGCCACCTTAAACCGGTTGGTGTCGCGCGGGCTGGTGCATATTTCGGGCTTCACCCCTTCGGATGCCGCCCATGTGCTTGGCAAGCAGGCCAACTGGGATGCGGCAACGGCCCGGCTCGGCGCCGAACTGTTCGCGCGTAAGCGCGACGGGCGCGGCCAGTTCATCGCCGCCACGCCGGAGGCGATCTCGGAACGGGTGCTGCTGACGCTGACGCGCTGGTCGGCCGAATATATCTTGGAGACTGCCTTTACCGAGGATGGGCTGGACGGCGCCGCGACCGTGGCGCACGCGCTGGTGCAGCGCGCCGTCGATTCCCATCCCGGCATCGCTCGCCTCAGCGTGGCGCTCGATCGCCCGGTCATCGGCCTCGGCGCCTCGGCGCCGCTCCATTATGCCGGCTTGGCCGAGCTGGTCGGCAACGACTGCGTCGTGCCGGAGGATACCGACGTCGCCAATGCGCTCGGCGCCGTTGTCGGCCAGGTGCGGGTGTCGGCCGAAGCACAGGTCAGCCAACCCAAGGAAGGGCTGTTCCGGCTTGCCACTGGCGAAAAGGTTCGCGATTTCCTCGATGAGGCTGCGGCGATCGCGGCAGCCGAGGCCGACGTCCGCGCCATCGTTGCGGAGCGCGCCAGGGATGCAGGCACCGACAGCGCCGAGATCGACGTCACCACCGAATTCCGCGTCTCCACGGTCGAAAGCCAGCGCATGTTCATCGAGGCACATGTGGTGGCGGTGGCCTCGGGAAGGCCCAGGATTGCGGTTTAG
- a CDS encoding SDR family NAD(P)-dependent oxidoreductase: protein MAIVTGGNRGIGRAIAERLADEDAMVVVGDLRDDRSADSGSLERLTFMSLDVTKEASIRAFVDDVLQKFGRIDVLVNNAGMVIHKSIDEQTAEDWDRLMAVNLRGPFLMAKYVVPEMRRIGVGAIVNIGSVEGFMVNPWHTAYAATKAGVHGLTLGLSVDLGPDGIRCNTVCPGWIDTELNRAYVELHPDRSLVERELGQLHPVGRIGTPKEIANAVLWLASDESSFVSGEMIAVDGARTKKISLPSILDEEYRAKLTKPQS from the coding sequence GTGGCCATCGTCACCGGTGGCAACCGAGGCATAGGGCGTGCAATTGCTGAGAGGCTCGCTGATGAAGACGCCATGGTTGTCGTCGGCGACTTGCGTGATGATCGCTCCGCCGATTCCGGCAGCCTCGAGAGGCTCACATTTATGTCTCTTGACGTCACAAAGGAGGCCTCAATTCGCGCATTCGTTGACGACGTCCTGCAGAAGTTTGGCAGGATCGATGTCCTGGTCAACAATGCCGGTATGGTCATTCATAAGTCCATCGACGAACAGACTGCCGAGGATTGGGACAGGCTTATGGCGGTCAATCTTCGTGGTCCGTTTTTAATGGCCAAGTATGTGGTCCCGGAAATGAGACGCATCGGCGTAGGCGCGATCGTCAACATTGGGTCGGTCGAGGGCTTTATGGTCAACCCTTGGCATACAGCCTATGCTGCCACCAAGGCCGGCGTGCACGGTCTCACGCTGGGGCTGTCAGTTGACCTCGGGCCCGATGGTATACGTTGCAATACCGTTTGCCCCGGTTGGATCGATACCGAGCTGAATCGTGCATACGTCGAACTCCATCCGGACCGAAGCTTGGTCGAGCGGGAATTAGGACAACTTCACCCGGTAGGAAGAATCGGCACTCCAAAAGAGATAGCCAATGCGGTCCTTTGGCTGGCCAGCGATGAGTCCAGCTTCGTTAGCGGTGAAATGATCGCTGTCGACGGGGCTCGAACCAAGAAGATATCCTTGCCGTCCATTTTGGACGAGGAGTATCGGGCCAAGCTGACGAAGCCGCAGTCATAG
- a CDS encoding SDR family NAD(P)-dependent oxidoreductase has protein sequence MTHSKKVVIVTGATSGIGEVVAEAFAATGASLVLVGRDRERGRRALESVHKLDCPAELMLGDVADSAFADHVINSTVERFGKVSVLVNSAGIIRRGSAVETTDDDWRQTFDANVGGVFYFSRAAVKAMRKTGGGSIVNIASNVGLVGCPGLAAYCASKGAVVLLTRAMALDHAKEQISINAVCPGAVDTPMLVSAHSKPVSVDEVLQRNIDSIPQGRVATPKEIASLTLFLASEEARHITGVAVPIDGGFTAG, from the coding sequence ATGACGCATTCCAAGAAGGTGGTTATCGTGACTGGCGCGACGTCGGGGATAGGGGAGGTCGTCGCAGAGGCCTTCGCCGCGACGGGCGCGTCACTCGTATTGGTCGGCCGCGATCGAGAGCGGGGCCGACGAGCTTTAGAGTCGGTTCACAAACTCGATTGTCCGGCCGAATTGATGCTGGGCGATGTGGCTGACTCGGCCTTCGCCGACCACGTGATTAACTCCACCGTAGAGCGGTTCGGAAAAGTCAGCGTCTTGGTCAACAGCGCCGGTATCATCCGACGTGGAAGCGCGGTCGAAACCACGGATGATGATTGGCGGCAGACATTCGACGCCAATGTCGGCGGTGTTTTCTACTTTAGCCGCGCCGCAGTGAAGGCCATGAGGAAAACCGGCGGCGGAAGCATTGTCAACATAGCCTCGAATGTGGGGTTGGTTGGCTGTCCCGGGCTGGCTGCCTATTGTGCGTCGAAGGGCGCGGTCGTTTTGTTGACACGCGCCATGGCCCTCGATCACGCCAAAGAGCAAATCAGCATCAATGCCGTCTGCCCGGGTGCCGTTGATACACCCATGCTTGTGTCGGCCCACAGCAAGCCGGTTAGCGTCGATGAGGTCCTCCAGAGGAACATCGATTCAATACCCCAGGGTCGCGTGGCGACTCCGAAGGAAATTGCGAGCTTGACGCTGTTCCTCGCGAGCGAGGAAGCCAGGCACATCACAGGGGTTGCTGTTCCGATAGATGGCGGCTTCACGGCAGGATAG
- a CDS encoding mandelate racemase/muconate lactonizing enzyme family protein: MKIKRIRVFQKNLPIPEGKVTVGQATLSELDSTIVQIISNNGLIGWGETCPIGPTYAPSHALGARAAIMEMGPSLIGAPISPVLLHRKMNSLLNGHSYAKAALDIAAHDLIGKRTGMRVADLLGGATTERVPFYFFIGVGDGDEVVRSVKEAQAEGYVRIQTKIGGRPVEQDIEVIRKVGEALKKGVRWAVDGNRSLTMRDAILLSQQCSGLPFVFEQPCNTIEEIGAIRPKVQHPIYLDENGVDLNTVIQAIGSGLCDGFGMKITRIGGLKPMATFRDICEARSLPHTSDDSWGGDITGAACAHLGATVRPDLFEGCSWVNKISDESHYDPKNAIRVTDGHISLPTGPGLGLEIDEAMFGAPIAEF; the protein is encoded by the coding sequence ATGAAAATAAAGCGCATCCGAGTTTTCCAAAAAAATCTCCCGATTCCAGAAGGAAAGGTCACTGTTGGACAGGCCACGCTTTCAGAGCTCGACTCTACAATCGTGCAGATCATTTCAAATAATGGCCTAATTGGCTGGGGTGAAACTTGTCCAATTGGTCCGACTTACGCTCCAAGCCACGCTCTTGGAGCTCGCGCGGCAATCATGGAAATGGGCCCTAGTCTGATCGGTGCGCCTATTAGCCCGGTGCTGCTGCACCGCAAGATGAATTCACTATTAAACGGACATTCTTATGCGAAGGCGGCGCTTGATATAGCGGCGCACGATCTGATTGGTAAGCGGACGGGAATGCGGGTGGCAGACCTGCTGGGAGGCGCAACGACGGAGCGCGTTCCATTTTACTTTTTCATCGGGGTTGGCGACGGGGACGAAGTAGTTCGGTCTGTAAAGGAGGCCCAGGCCGAGGGATATGTTCGAATTCAAACGAAGATCGGGGGGCGTCCAGTAGAGCAGGATATCGAGGTGATTCGGAAGGTTGGTGAGGCCCTGAAAAAGGGAGTACGTTGGGCAGTCGATGGAAACAGGAGCTTGACCATGCGAGACGCAATTCTCCTGAGCCAACAGTGCAGTGGTCTTCCATTCGTATTTGAACAGCCCTGCAATACTATCGAAGAAATTGGCGCCATACGCCCAAAAGTGCAGCATCCAATTTACCTAGATGAGAACGGTGTTGATCTAAACACTGTTATTCAGGCCATTGGCAGCGGTTTATGCGATGGCTTTGGAATGAAGATTACCCGGATTGGTGGGTTGAAGCCCATGGCGACTTTCCGAGACATCTGCGAAGCTCGCTCGCTGCCGCATACTAGCGATGATAGTTGGGGAGGCGACATCACAGGGGCGGCTTGCGCCCACCTTGGGGCCACGGTGAGGCCAGATTTGTTTGAGGGATGCAGTTGGGTCAATAAAATTTCTGACGAAAGTCACTATGATCCAAAGAACGCAATTCGCGTGACAGACGGCCACATCTCGCTTCCGACGGGTCCCGGCCTTGGTTTGGAGATCGATGAGGCGATGTTTGGCGCCCCCATTGCAGAGTTTTGA
- a CDS encoding tautomerase family protein, with amino-acid sequence MPVIHIETFKSDDDKKSELVAEITKLFCDKMNLKSEQIHVVFDEYEPNNWATGGKLWSRM; translated from the coding sequence ATGCCCGTTATTCATATCGAAACGTTCAAATCAGACGATGACAAGAAATCGGAGTTGGTCGCTGAGATCACAAAACTGTTTTGTGATAAGATGAACTTGAAATCAGAACAGATCCATGTTGTCTTTGATGAGTATGAGCCAAACAACTGGGCGACCGGCGGCAAACTTTGGTCGAGGATGTGA
- a CDS encoding NAD(P)H-binding protein produces the protein MILITGTSGQLASQIVTRARQKSIAVLTASRAASADRQMDFDRPETLDFTGVETMFLTSAGSAEDDCVMRRHGAVLAAARAQGVAHVVYTSLTRASDHLGFALAHRWTERELRASGMAWTILRNGLYAELIGALAAPRGGLIATPFGEGGISAVARADLAQAALAVLGDPAAHAGRCYELSGTTAFSVPDLAQRMTVTYEPSSFEEERARLSALPLFAFQPPMLMSISSAAAAGFLETHTTDLTELVPMPLDALEIACAVARQSAQ, from the coding sequence ATGATCCTCATCACCGGAACCTCGGGCCAGCTGGCATCGCAGATTGTGACACGGGCGCGGCAGAAGAGCATTGCCGTTCTCACCGCCAGCAGAGCGGCCAGCGCTGACCGGCAAATGGACTTCGACAGACCTGAAACGCTTGACTTCACCGGAGTCGAGACCATGTTCCTGACTTCGGCGGGCTCTGCCGAAGACGATTGCGTGATGCGTCGGCATGGTGCCGTTCTGGCTGCTGCCCGCGCTCAGGGGGTGGCGCACGTCGTTTATACGAGCCTCACCCGTGCTAGCGATCATCTCGGCTTTGCCCTGGCCCATCGCTGGACCGAGCGCGAGCTTCGGGCAAGCGGCATGGCCTGGACCATCCTTCGCAACGGTCTCTATGCAGAACTGATCGGCGCTCTCGCCGCGCCGCGAGGCGGGCTGATTGCCACGCCTTTTGGTGAGGGTGGGATTTCGGCCGTCGCACGAGCGGATCTGGCCCAAGCGGCGCTTGCTGTACTGGGCGATCCCGCTGCTCATGCCGGCCGCTGCTACGAGCTTTCGGGAACTACCGCATTTTCGGTCCCGGACCTCGCACAGAGGATGACTGTCACCTATGAGCCTAGCAGCTTTGAGGAGGAGCGCGCGCGGCTTTCTGCCCTGCCACTGTTCGCCTTCCAGCCGCCGATGCTGATGTCCATTTCGTCCGCGGCGGCGGCCGGGTTCCTGGAAACACATACAACAGATCTGACGGAGTTGGTGCCTATGCCGCTAGACGCGCTAGAGATTGCCTGCGCCGTCGCTCGACAATCGGCACAATAG